CCAAACATAACTGTTGACAATTGCTACGCAAGACTTAATCTTGGCGTCGGCAATACCACCGGCAAGGGACAGCAAACAGTCTCGTCATTCGGGCGGAGCACTGCGGAGGCAGCCTCTGCCCGGCTCGTGCGTGACATCTACGGCGGTCGGTCGAATGACGCTCGCCTGTCGAGGCCGCCAGCTGCGCGAGACGGTAACTTTGGGGGACGTGTCCACGAAGGTCGTGGACGAAGGAGGATGGTATGCGAAGGTCGGCGTGGGTACTCGTCGTGGTCGCGGCATTCCTGCTAATCGGGCCTCAATACGCGATGGCGCAGAACGCTCAGGTGACCGGCTCGGCCAAGGACCAGAGCGGCGGCGTGGTGCCCGGGGCCACGGTGACGGCCAAGAACACGGAAACGGGTCTCGTCCGGACAGCGACCTCGGACGCGACCGGCAAGTACCGGCTGCCGGCGCTCCCGCCGGGAACGTACACCGTCGCAATCGAGCTGCAGGGGTTCAATCCTGAAACGCGGCCTGGCATCCTTCTGGTGATCGACCAGACGGCCTCGATCGATTTCACCCTCAAACCCGCCTCGATTGCCGAGTCTGTGACGGTCACCACCGAGTCACCGATTGTCGACACCACCGTTTCGACCGTGTCGACCAGCGTGTCAAACGCGCAAATCCAGTCTCTTCCGGTTGCGTCCCGCCGATGGATCGATCTGGCCATGCTGACGCCCGGCACCTCGCAGGACAATATCCGCGGCACCTTCTATCGGGGCAACGTCAACGTGGGAGCCGGGACCCGCGAGTACTCAAACGGCTTCGTGGTCGACGGCGTCAACAACACCTGGGCCGAGATGGGCGAGCCGCGCCAGAACTTCGCGATGGACTCGATTCGCGAGTTCAAGGTATCCACGTCGAACTACAAGGCGGAGTACGGCCTCGCGACCGGCGGCATGGTCACCGTCGTGTCCAAGTCGGGAACCAATCAGCTGCACGGCTCTGGCCTGGTGTTCTTTCGCGACAAGTCGCTCACATCGACTGCCTACTTCGAGCAACTGCAGGACGGATCCAACGGGCCGAAAGTGACGTCCACCAACGGCAAGCCGGATTTTCGCCGGTTCCAGTACGGCGGCACGTTCGGCGGTCCGATCATCAAGAACAAGACCCACTTCTTCGTGGCGTACGAGGGCACGCAGGAAAAGCAGTACATGACGGTCTACACGGGAGGGATCTGGCCCGGCGAGGATCGCTCCTACCTGAGCAAGCAGACCCGCTGGACCTACACCGCCAAGATCGATCACCAGCTCAGCTCGACCCAGAGCCTGTTCCTCCGGGTGGCCCAGGAGAACGAGTACCGGCCGATCATCACGGCAGGCGGCCGGACCACGCCGAGCGCGGCTTACGACTTCGCAGTACCGCGTGATTCGGCGGTCCTCGGGCACACCTGGGTCATGGGCGCGAGGGCGCTCAACGACTTCCGCTTCCAGTACGCGTTTTCGAAGTATGAGGTGGCGCCGCCCTACAGCCATGGCAGCTGGGCGCCGGCCGACTTCACCGCGCGCCTGCCGCTTTGCACGCCCGTTTACAGCTACCCCTCGATCACGTTCGGCGGCTGCGGCAACGCGCAGATGGGACCGGAGACCCGCTGGGAGATCAAGGACGACTTTTCGTACCTGCTGGCCAGCGGGGGTGGCCGGCACCAGTTGAAGGCCGGCTTCGACGCCAGCTGGATCCCGTTCGAAGCCGACAACATGGGATCGCCGTACGGCAGCTGGACGTTCCCGAAGGACAAGGTCTACGACCCGAACGATTCGACCACCTGGCCTTCCAGCTATACCAACACGCTGCCGACCTACGCCAACATCCTCACCAAGCACATCTCCGTCTATGTGCAGGACGATTGGAGCGCGAGGAACGGTTTGACCTTCAACCTCGGGCTCCGCTACGACAGGCAGATCGGGTCGTTCAACGAAGACCTGCCCGGCCTGCTGGGGAAGATCGCAGACAAGCTCGGCCCGGGATTCGGCTACACCGTTCCCATCAGCCCGTGGCAGGACGGCTGGCAGAAGCGCGGCGACTTCAACAACTTCGGACCCCGCGTCGGAGTCGCGTGGGACCCGACGGGCAACGGCGAGACCAACGTCCATGCCGGGTATGGCATGTTCTATGACAACATGCGGACGCTCAACAACTTCGGCGAGTTGACGTGGCCGCAGGGCAAGACGATCAACATTCAGAAGCCGTCATTCCCGGACCCCTTCCAGGGCAAATCGCGTGACGCATTCCTCTCGACCGCCCCTGCGACCATCACGGTCTACGACAACAAGACGCCGAACCCGTTTGCCCATCAGTTCGACGTGGGCTTTACCCGGATGCTCGGCCGGGATATCGGCGTTACGGCCGACCTGCTGATGGTCTACCGGTACTCGGATCAGGAGACGATCGACGCCAACTTGCCCGCCACGCCGTTTGTCACGACCAGCAAGCCGTACCCGCAGTACAACCGCGTCAATTATCGCGTGCCGACCGCGGACAATACGTACAAGGCGTTCCTGCTCAAGGTCGACAAGCGGATGAACCACCGCTATCAGTACATGGTGTCCTATACGCTCAGCAAGGCTGAGGACATCAACAGCACGTCCTCGTTGGCTGATCGCTACGGCTACGTGAAGCTGGCGCGAGCCGGTTCGGCGGATCGCCGCCATCGTCTGGTGGTCAGCGGCGTCGTTCAACTACCGTTGGACGTGCAGCTCTCGGCCATTGGTGATTTCCGCAGCAGCCTCCCGTTCAGCCCAAGCAGCTCGTACGACTTGAACGGGGATGGCTACAGCAGCGATCTGCCGGCGGGGGTGTTGCCGGGCAGCGGATGTCGCTCGCTGAACCTGGACGCGATCAATGCGTTCAGAGCGACCAAGGGCCTTGCGGCCGTGTCGGCCGACACGATCTCGTGCGCGCAATACGCCAACGTCGACCTTCGGCTCTCGAAGTTCTTCACGTTCGGTGCGTCACACCGCGTCGAGGTGATCGCCCAGCTGTTCAACGTCCTCAACCGCGCGAACTTCGGGACGGCGACCGGCAGCATCACATCCGCGCTGTTCGGCCAGCCCACGGGGATGGCCGGGAATATCAATGCCCCGTCACGCCAGGTGGAGTTGGCGTTGCGGTACCAGTTCTGAGTAAGAGAGACTCTGGAGGACGATCACTCCCGGAGTGATGGTCCTCCAGAGTCGCGGTGCGGAAATTCACTCCGGGAGTAACGTTCCCGTTGTGGAGATCTGCCCCGCGGGTTGGCAGAGGTGTGACTGACACTGGAGGATCGAAGGTGCTCAAGCGAATTGCGGCGGCTGGTTGCGTTCTCGCCCTCGTCATCACAGGTGCCGTCCAGGTCCGCGGCAGGACCGCCGTGGGGGCGCGGGCCCCGGAACTGGAACGGCTGGGGTCGTTGTTTGACCTGGCGCGGGGGGCAGTGCGCGACACGAACGCAGACGGCCTCGCCGACAGCGTCGTGGCCCGGGTGATCGTGCCCGCAACACCCGCGATTGAGGATATCGAGGCCGCCACCAACATCGCGGGGCGTCTTGGTTTCGAGACGACGGCGATGACGCTGCCGCTCGTCGTGCGGGACGATCAAGTCGCCGACGCCAGCGCGATTGATCTTCCAATCTTCGTCGGGCGCGACAACGCGTTCGTGAAGAAACTGGCCGAGGCGGGCGCCATCGACCTCAAGGCGCTCAAGCCCGGACAGGGCCTGGTCAGCGTGGTCCAGTCCCCAGGCGGCGGCCACGACGGCATCATCATCGTCGGTGGCGACGGCGCCGGAACGCTGGCGGCTGCCGTGGAACTGGCGGCGCGGCTGCCTCGGCTGTGGACCATGTCAGGGGTGACACTGACGGGCATTGAACAGCAGGCGGCGCAGTACATGAAGGCCAGCGGCCTCGCCGTCTCGCGTGCGGCCGTCGTCGCGATGGTGGTTGACAGCGACCGGCGCGGCATCGCCTCGGTCACAGTCAACCTGCACGTCAAAGGGACCGACGCGGCGCGCGCGGTCAAGCTGCTCGAGGCGCTCGATCTCGCGCACCGGCGCGGGCAGCTGCCCGGCATGCTCAACTTCGCCGAAGCGGCGACCACCCTTGTCGCCGTGGTCGCCGATGGCAAGACGGCGGGCCGGGCCTCCGTGCGCCGCTCCGGCCTCAATGGCCGCACGCTGACCCCACCGGTCGATCCTGAGGAATTCATGCCTGACCCCGCGGCCGCGTCCTCCGCAGGCGGCGGGCGCGGAGCCGGAGGTGGAGGTGCCGCGGGAGCGGCCGGAGCCGCAGCGCCCACTGGAACCTCGAGCGCGCAATCGGGAAGCGGGGCTGCCAGCGGCGCGGCGGCCGCGCCAGAGGGCGGCGGGGCAGGCGGTGGCGTCGCGGCAGTGCCGGTGACGGCCAAGTTATTCGATCTGTCAAACACGTATTCGAATGACGGCTGGTTCGGAGACGCGTTCGTCGATCTGATTCCCGACCGGACCGAAACCACGCTCGTGCTCGGCAACGCGCAGGACTCACTGGGTGCGGCGCATATCGCGGCGCGCCTTGGCCTTGAATCAACGGGCATCAGTCTGCCAATCACCAAGACGGACGACAAGGTCAGGGATCCCGCTCGCGAGCCGAGTCCCATCCTGATCGGGCGCACGAACACATACGTGCAGCAGCTCGTGAAGATCGGCAGGGCGCGGCTCGACGACCTTCAGCCCGGCCAGGGCACGATCCAGATCGTGCCCCGCGCCTTCGGCGTGGCAACGGCGACTGTCGTTGCCGGCGCCGATCAGGCCGGCACCGACGCCGCGAGTCTCTATCTGGCGCGACGGGCGCCGTACTTGTGGGACATCGCTCGCGGCGCGTTTTCCTACGATGACCTGATCACCGAAGCGACTCGCTTTCTGGGCGGGAAGAGCGGCGCGGGGCAGGCTGCGCAGGCGGTCCAGGAGCTCGGGTCCCTTCTCGACGGTCTCAAGGGCAAGAAGGTCGAAACGCTGGACGCCAAGCTGTACCTGGAGAAGGGCGACGCCGCGTTTGCGAAATACCTGGCCGGCCAGGCGACCCAGGCGCTCCCCGGAGCGAAGGTGAACGTGACCAGCCAGGGCGTCACCGATCCCGTGCCGGTCTTCGAGGACAAGCCGGAGATTCCGTGGGAGGTCGACGAGTTCTGGGCGAAGTTCAAGGCCGACGTGCTCCCCAAGGTCAAGGCCGGTTCGACCGTCGACCTCGAGGTCAGGCTCAGCGAGCCGCCCGAGATCCGCAAGTCCCTCGTGGAGCAGGCGCAAGCGGAGCTGACCAAGGCTGGGGCGGTCAAGCCTCGCGTCAAGGTGCTCTCGGCCTACAAGCAGGGCTATCTCTGGCTGACCGAACAGGTGATCCCCGAACTGAAGGGCAAGGGCGGGCGTTCGGTTCACATCAAGGTGCTGACCCACAAGCCCGACTTCACCAAGAAGTACAAGTTTTACATGGTGCCGAGCCGCTGGCTCCAGGAACTGTTTCCCGTCGACGAGGTGTTCGAACGCGATCTCGGCATCCGGAAGGACGCGTTCACGATGGAACTGGTCGACGACCAGAAGGATATCTACGCGGTCGAGGTCGCAGATGGGGCCGGCAAGATCGTGTATCGCGGCACGTTCAACCCGAAGTTCGTCGAACGCGAGTACCTCGACAAGTTCCCGGGCTGGGCAAACGTCGAGGTGACCACCGGCTGGATCTCGGCCACGGTGAACGGCCAGTCAGCCGTCGACGCGCGCATCGCGACTGATCCCGAACGGTTGTGGGACTACTACCAGGCGAAGGTTCTGCCGAAGGTGTACGACCACGTGATGAAGGTGACGGCCGGCCGGCCCACCACCGACAAGCAACCCTTCTTCCGCGACCTCGACATCGAAGTGTGGATGAGCGAGCCGGACTTCCGGATTGGTGTCGACGAAGAACAGATTTCGTCGCTCGAGTCGCTCCACGAGGATCTCTACTTCGTCACGCTGGACTTCTTCAGCGCCATGGGCCGGACCATCACGCGGCAGCGGATTGGGGCGCCGGGGAAGATCCTGCCCATCATCCATCCGAGCCGTTCGGGCAAGCCCGGCTCGGCGCGAATTCTCTACGCGGCCAACGCGGCCACCGCCCCGCGGCTCGAGGTCACCTATAAGGAGAAGGACGGGGAGAAGCCGGTGTCGGTGACGCGCCCGCTCGGCCGGATCGACACGACCGCGCCCCAGGCGCTACGGGCCGTCGTCCGCAACGATCGCGTGAGCGAAATCGAGCTGCAGGTCGAAGCCGGCAACGACCGGGAGGCGGCGCGCGCCGCTGACGCGCTCGACGGTCTCGCGCGTCTCCACGCCGCTGGCTTGTATCGCGAAGCGCTGTCGTTCGATCACGTGGACGGTGTCGCGATAGCGATCGGAATCAAGGAGATCCGCACTCGGCGCGTCATCAAGAACACCGGATCGACGCTGCCGTCGAACATCCGGACGGCGCAGCAGAAGCCGGCGCTGCCCGTGGTCACGTGGGACCATGTCATCAGTCCGGACGAAGCCGAGGACATCGTCAAGAAGCTCTCGGCCTACCCCGAAGTGAAGGCCTATCGGGTTGGCCAGTCGTACCGGGGCCGCGACATGTCTGTGATGGAAGTCACGCTGCCGACGCCCAGCGAACTGGTCTCGGTGACGAAGTTGACGGCGTACAAGCCCACGATCTTCATGATGGGGCGGCAGCATGCCAACGAGGTGTCATCGACGAGCCACATCCTCCGGCTTGCTGAGCTGCTGGCGACCGATCCCAAGTACCGGGACATTCTCAAGAAGGTGAACGTCATCCTGGACCCGGTGATGAATCCGGATGGCGCGCAAATCGCGTTCGATCTGCAGAAGCTCACTCCGAATCACATGTTGCACGCCGGGCGCTACAGTGCGCTTGGCATGGACGTCACGTCGCGGCAGAACAACCTGCTGCCGGAAGCCGAGGTGGAGGGCCAGATCTGGCGCGAGTGGCTGCCCGACATCTACCTGAATCCCCACGGATACCCGTCGCACGAGTGGGTGCAGCAGTTCTCCGGCTACGTGTCGCCCCAGTTCCGCGCGTACTGGACGTCGCGGGGCTGGTACACGATGATCAGCGGCCTTCGCGACCCGCGGTACCCCGACATCCCGGAGGCGACCGCCGCGCTGCGGGAAGCGGTCGTTCGGGATGTGAGCGGCAATGCCGACGTGCGCGCCATGGATCTGCGCGCTCAGGCTCGCTACCTGCGCTGGGCGAACGGGTTCGGCACGCACGTCTACAACATTCAGGTGTACAAGGACACGACGATCTTCTTCAGCGATCCCGAATCGGGCGAGTTGCGCGGAAGCCGCCGGGCGCCGGCCACGCCCCAGGCTGGTCAGAGCGCCCAGGGAGGAGGCCGCCGGGGAACCATGGGTTCGTTCCCGCAGGTCACGTTCAACAGCGGGATGACGGAAGCGCCGGACGAAACCGCCCAGGGCCCATGGTTGAACCTGGTGACCAAGGCCGGCTTCTCGTTCCTGATGGCGCACGTGACGTACCTGCAGGACGGACACTACAAGATCGAACGCATCGAAGAGGCCGGGCAGCGCGATGGCTCGACGCTGACCGTGCTGCGCGTCAGGCCAGTGATGCCTGGGCGGACTCCTGCCGTTGCGGGGGCCCCCAGAAAGGCCGCGCCGACCGACGCCAGGTAGAGATCGCACGCGATCGTCGCCTTGACTTGACCGCAGACGCACCACTAGCCTTGGACCGCCATGGAACCAGCAGCCACCCGTCCGCGCATCGATTTCAACTGCGATATGGGCGAGAGCTTCGGCGCCTACACGCTCGGGCTCGACGACCAGATCATCGCGTCGATCACTTCGGCCAACATCGCGTGCGGGTTCCACGCCGGCGATCCGGCGTGGATGCGGCGGACGGTCGACGTGGCCGAACAGCATGGTGTCGGCGTGGGCGCACATCCCGGCTTTCCGGATCTGCGCGGGTTTGGCCGGCGGAACCTCGCCGCGTCGCCGAGTGAGGTCCGCGACGACCTGGTCTATCAGATTGGCGCGCTGACCGCGTTTACGCGCGATAAGCGCCTGCAGCACGTCAAGCCGCACGGCGCGCTCTACAACATGGCCGTCGAGAACGATGCGCTGGCGACCGCGATCTGCCAGGCGGTCGTCGAAGTCGATCCGCGCATGATTCTGGTGGTGTTGTCCGGATCGCGATGGATTGGGCTCGCCCAACGCCTGGGGCTGCGAGCCGCCCGCGAGGTCTTCGCTGATCGCGCCTTCAATGCCGATGGCACGCTGGTCCCGCGGTCGAAGCCGGGTTCGGTCCTGCACGACGCCCACGAAGTGATCGACCGCAGCCTGCGCCTGGTGACAGAAGGCAAGGTGGTCGCCATCACCGGCGAAGTCATCGAACTGCAGGCCGACACGATCTGCCTGCACGGCGACACCCCCGGGGCCGTGCACCTGGCCGCCGCGCTCAGAGAGGCGTTCGAGCGCGCCGGGGTGGAACTCCTGCCCCTGGGCCGTCTGCTCGCCGCTTAGCTCATGTACGACGGCCCCAGGTTCCTCACCGCCGGCGATCGCGCCGTGGTCATCGAGTACGGCGACTCCATCGACGAAGCCACCAGTCTCCGCGTCCGACGGCTTGCCGCCGCCCTCTCGCTGCGCCACGAGTCGGGCATCATCGAGATCGTGTCCACGTATCGATCGCTGATGGTGCACTACGACCCGCTGCGGCTGCCACGAGCCCACGTGGACGCCATCGTGCTCGACGCGGAGCAGCACCTGGCCGACGTCACGCTGCCTCCGTCTCGTGTGTTCGACATTCCCACCGTCTATGGCGGCCGCTACGGCCCGGATCTCGAAGATGTGGCCGCTTGGGCGGGAATTGCCGCCGACGAGGTCGTCGCGCTGCACTGCGGACGGGAGTACCTGGTCTACATGATGGGGTTCATGGCGGGCTTCCCGTATCTGGGAGGCCTGTCGCCACGGATCGCGATGCCGCGGCTTCCGAGCCCGCGTACGAAAGTGCCCACCGGATCGGTTGGGATTGCGCAGGAACAGACGGGCATCTATCCAACCGAGACACCTGGCGGGTGGCGGCTGATCGGCTGGACCCCGGTACGCATTTTCGAC
This is a stretch of genomic DNA from Acidobacteriota bacterium. It encodes these proteins:
- a CDS encoding carboxypeptidase regulatory-like domain-containing protein encodes the protein MRRSAWVLVVVAAFLLIGPQYAMAQNAQVTGSAKDQSGGVVPGATVTAKNTETGLVRTATSDATGKYRLPALPPGTYTVAIELQGFNPETRPGILLVIDQTASIDFTLKPASIAESVTVTTESPIVDTTVSTVSTSVSNAQIQSLPVASRRWIDLAMLTPGTSQDNIRGTFYRGNVNVGAGTREYSNGFVVDGVNNTWAEMGEPRQNFAMDSIREFKVSTSNYKAEYGLATGGMVTVVSKSGTNQLHGSGLVFFRDKSLTSTAYFEQLQDGSNGPKVTSTNGKPDFRRFQYGGTFGGPIIKNKTHFFVAYEGTQEKQYMTVYTGGIWPGEDRSYLSKQTRWTYTAKIDHQLSSTQSLFLRVAQENEYRPIITAGGRTTPSAAYDFAVPRDSAVLGHTWVMGARALNDFRFQYAFSKYEVAPPYSHGSWAPADFTARLPLCTPVYSYPSITFGGCGNAQMGPETRWEIKDDFSYLLASGGGRHQLKAGFDASWIPFEADNMGSPYGSWTFPKDKVYDPNDSTTWPSSYTNTLPTYANILTKHISVYVQDDWSARNGLTFNLGLRYDRQIGSFNEDLPGLLGKIADKLGPGFGYTVPISPWQDGWQKRGDFNNFGPRVGVAWDPTGNGETNVHAGYGMFYDNMRTLNNFGELTWPQGKTINIQKPSFPDPFQGKSRDAFLSTAPATITVYDNKTPNPFAHQFDVGFTRMLGRDIGVTADLLMVYRYSDQETIDANLPATPFVTTSKPYPQYNRVNYRVPTADNTYKAFLLKVDKRMNHRYQYMVSYTLSKAEDINSTSSLADRYGYVKLARAGSADRRHRLVVSGVVQLPLDVQLSAIGDFRSSLPFSPSSSYDLNGDGYSSDLPAGVLPGSGCRSLNLDAINAFRATKGLAAVSADTISCAQYANVDLRLSKFFTFGASHRVEVIAQLFNVLNRANFGTATGSITSALFGQPTGMAGNINAPSRQVELALRYQF
- a CDS encoding M14 family zinc carboxypeptidase — encoded protein: MLKRIAAAGCVLALVITGAVQVRGRTAVGARAPELERLGSLFDLARGAVRDTNADGLADSVVARVIVPATPAIEDIEAATNIAGRLGFETTAMTLPLVVRDDQVADASAIDLPIFVGRDNAFVKKLAEAGAIDLKALKPGQGLVSVVQSPGGGHDGIIIVGGDGAGTLAAAVELAARLPRLWTMSGVTLTGIEQQAAQYMKASGLAVSRAAVVAMVVDSDRRGIASVTVNLHVKGTDAARAVKLLEALDLAHRRGQLPGMLNFAEAATTLVAVVADGKTAGRASVRRSGLNGRTLTPPVDPEEFMPDPAAASSAGGGRGAGGGGAAGAAGAAAPTGTSSAQSGSGAASGAAAAPEGGGAGGGVAAVPVTAKLFDLSNTYSNDGWFGDAFVDLIPDRTETTLVLGNAQDSLGAAHIAARLGLESTGISLPITKTDDKVRDPAREPSPILIGRTNTYVQQLVKIGRARLDDLQPGQGTIQIVPRAFGVATATVVAGADQAGTDAASLYLARRAPYLWDIARGAFSYDDLITEATRFLGGKSGAGQAAQAVQELGSLLDGLKGKKVETLDAKLYLEKGDAAFAKYLAGQATQALPGAKVNVTSQGVTDPVPVFEDKPEIPWEVDEFWAKFKADVLPKVKAGSTVDLEVRLSEPPEIRKSLVEQAQAELTKAGAVKPRVKVLSAYKQGYLWLTEQVIPELKGKGGRSVHIKVLTHKPDFTKKYKFYMVPSRWLQELFPVDEVFERDLGIRKDAFTMELVDDQKDIYAVEVADGAGKIVYRGTFNPKFVEREYLDKFPGWANVEVTTGWISATVNGQSAVDARIATDPERLWDYYQAKVLPKVYDHVMKVTAGRPTTDKQPFFRDLDIEVWMSEPDFRIGVDEEQISSLESLHEDLYFVTLDFFSAMGRTITRQRIGAPGKILPIIHPSRSGKPGSARILYAANAATAPRLEVTYKEKDGEKPVSVTRPLGRIDTTAPQALRAVVRNDRVSEIELQVEAGNDREAARAADALDGLARLHAAGLYREALSFDHVDGVAIAIGIKEIRTRRVIKNTGSTLPSNIRTAQQKPALPVVTWDHVISPDEAEDIVKKLSAYPEVKAYRVGQSYRGRDMSVMEVTLPTPSELVSVTKLTAYKPTIFMMGRQHANEVSSTSHILRLAELLATDPKYRDILKKVNVILDPVMNPDGAQIAFDLQKLTPNHMLHAGRYSALGMDVTSRQNNLLPEAEVEGQIWREWLPDIYLNPHGYPSHEWVQQFSGYVSPQFRAYWTSRGWYTMISGLRDPRYPDIPEATAALREAVVRDVSGNADVRAMDLRAQARYLRWANGFGTHVYNIQVYKDTTIFFSDPESGELRGSRRAPATPQAGQSAQGGGRRGTMGSFPQVTFNSGMTEAPDETAQGPWLNLVTKAGFSFLMAHVTYLQDGHYKIERIEEAGQRDGSTLTVLRVRPVMPGRTPAVAGAPRKAAPTDAR
- a CDS encoding LamB/YcsF family protein; the encoded protein is MEPAATRPRIDFNCDMGESFGAYTLGLDDQIIASITSANIACGFHAGDPAWMRRTVDVAEQHGVGVGAHPGFPDLRGFGRRNLAASPSEVRDDLVYQIGALTAFTRDKRLQHVKPHGALYNMAVENDALATAICQAVVEVDPRMILVVLSGSRWIGLAQRLGLRAAREVFADRAFNADGTLVPRSKPGSVLHDAHEVIDRSLRLVTEGKVVAITGEVIELQADTICLHGDTPGAVHLAAALREAFERAGVELLPLGRLLAA
- the pxpB gene encoding 5-oxoprolinase subunit PxpB codes for the protein MYDGPRFLTAGDRAVVIEYGDSIDEATSLRVRRLAAALSLRHESGIIEIVSTYRSLMVHYDPLRLPRAHVDAIVLDAEQHLADVTLPPSRVFDIPTVYGGRYGPDLEDVAAWAGIAADEVVALHCGREYLVYMMGFMAGFPYLGGLSPRIAMPRLPSPRTKVPTGSVGIAQEQTGIYPTETPGGWRLIGWTPVRIFDAANDPPVLFEAGDYIRFVPATSEQTQAIARQIAAGTWTPTVRHRE